The following proteins come from a genomic window of candidate division WOR-3 bacterium:
- a CDS encoding SAM-dependent chlorinase/fluorinase gives MKLITIITDFGYNSPYIGSVKAKIHSITQGKVQIIDIFHEVEEHNILSAMYWIYYLYRDYPEGTSFLCVVDPTVGTERKGILVEFENRFFVGPDNGIFTLVIKKGGKVYELPPPPEKASPTFHARDYFSIWVSKITLSPFIIRNLKEYKEPVLLKIEEPVKGEKIIKGHMVLKDRFGNILTDIENEWIQNGKNYILKTKKFLIEGPKRTYAEVKKGELIFLKGSFGFIEIASNMKSAFDIIKPHFPEKIEIREKENF, from the coding sequence ATGAAATTAATTACAATTATAACTGATTTTGGTTACAATTCACCTTACATAGGTTCTGTTAAAGCAAAAATTCACTCAATTACCCAAGGAAAAGTCCAGATTATTGATATTTTCCATGAAGTGGAAGAACATAATATTTTATCTGCAATGTACTGGATTTACTATTTATACAGAGATTATCCAGAAGGGACCAGTTTTCTATGTGTCGTTGACCCAACTGTTGGAACAGAAAGAAAGGGAATTTTAGTTGAATTTGAAAATAGATTTTTTGTAGGACCTGACAATGGAATCTTTACCTTAGTTATTAAAAAAGGAGGCAAAGTTTATGAACTTCCACCACCTCCTGAAAAAGCTTCACCTACCTTTCATGCAAGAGATTACTTTTCAATATGGGTTTCAAAAATTACCCTCTCCCCTTTTATTATAAGAAATTTAAAAGAATATAAAGAACCTGTTTTGCTAAAGATTGAAGAGCCTGTAAAAGGTGAAAAAATAATAAAGGGACACATGGTTTTAAAAGATAGATTTGGTAACATACTAACAGATATTGAAAATGAATGGATTCAAAATGGAAAAAATTACATTTTAAAGACTAAAAAATTTTTAATAGAAGGACCAAAGAGAACCTATGCAGAAGTTAAAAAAGGGGAACTTATTTTTTTAAAAGGAAGCTTTGGTTTTATTGAAATTGCATCAAATATGAAAAGTGCCTTTGACATAATTAAACCTCATTTCCCTGAAAAAATTGAAATAAGGGAAAAAGAAAACTTTTGA
- a CDS encoding aminotransferase class I/II-fold pyridoxal phosphate-dependent enzyme, with the protein MKFSKRIKKFPHYFFEELDRLKEKYKENLIDMGVGDPDIPTPDEIIEILIKEARNPVFHRYPPYQGYKFLKEAIKNYYKKRFEVELKDEEILVLIGSKEGLSHLAFVILEEGSFSLIPDPAYPAYELASKMAGARVYKMPLKEKNSFLPDFSRIDSKILKKTRLMYLNYPNNPTGAEANIELFKDAVKLSKKYDFCLVNDLCYAEIYEEKEPISLLQVGKKNCVEFNSLSKTFNMTGWRIGFVCGDERIIQNLAKFKTVIDNCQFGAIQKAASYALLNFERLNKPIREKYKERRRKLKNTLNEIKMKFFDSQSTFYIWAKPEGFSSYDFSIEFLKNKRVLVVPGEGFGKEGKGFIRFSVTIPDDKLDEALKRLKEFYKID; encoded by the coding sequence ATGAAATTTTCTAAAAGAATAAAAAAATTCCCTCACTACTTTTTTGAGGAACTTGATAGATTAAAGGAAAAATACAAGGAAAATCTCATTGATATGGGAGTTGGTGATCCTGATATTCCCACACCTGATGAAATTATAGAAATTTTAATTAAAGAAGCCAGAAATCCAGTTTTCCACAGATACCCACCATACCAGGGATACAAATTTCTTAAAGAAGCCATAAAAAACTATTACAAAAAAAGATTTGAAGTTGAATTAAAGGATGAAGAAATACTTGTTCTAATTGGTTCAAAAGAAGGGTTAAGCCACCTTGCCTTTGTTATACTTGAAGAGGGAAGCTTTTCCCTTATACCTGACCCTGCGTATCCTGCCTATGAACTTGCTTCAAAAATGGCAGGTGCAAGGGTTTACAAAATGCCTCTTAAAGAAAAAAATTCTTTTTTACCTGATTTTTCCCGTATAGATAGTAAAATTCTTAAAAAAACAAGATTAATGTATTTAAATTATCCAAACAATCCTACAGGTGCAGAAGCAAATATTGAATTATTTAAGGATGCAGTTAAACTATCTAAAAAATATGATTTCTGTCTTGTAAATGACCTCTGTTATGCTGAAATCTATGAAGAAAAAGAACCAATATCCCTTTTACAGGTAGGTAAAAAAAATTGTGTTGAGTTTAATTCCCTATCAAAAACTTTCAACATGACAGGATGGAGAATTGGTTTTGTATGTGGTGATGAAAGAATTATTCAAAATCTTGCAAAATTTAAAACAGTTATTGATAACTGTCAATTCGGTGCAATACAAAAGGCAGCTAGTTATGCCCTTTTAAATTTTGAAAGATTAAATAAACCCATAAGAGAAAAATATAAAGAAAGAAGGAGAAAACTTAAAAATACCCTTAATGAGATAAAAATGAAATTTTTTGATTCTCAATCAACATTTTATATATGGGCAAAGCCTGAAGGATTCTCAAGTTATGATTTCTCAATTGAATTTCTTAAAAATAAAAGAGTTCTTGTTGTTCCTGGGGAAGGATTTGGTAAAGAGGGGAAAGGTTTTATAAGATTTAGTGTTACAATTCCTGATGACAAACTGGACGAAGCATTAAAAAGATTAAAGGAGTTTTATAAAATTGATTAA
- a CDS encoding aspartate kinase: MIKVYKFGGEVLKNTRRIKLAAGEIEKEIKKGIKPVIVVSAMGDTTDKLIELSKKISKNPDKRELDMLLSAGERISMSLFSMALKERNINSKSLTGSQAGILTDTKHSSAQIIEIRGKRILETLEKGEIPIIAGFQGVSIEKEVTTLGRGGSDLTAASLAVFLKTKDVIFYKDVDGIYALPPKIIKKSRKIKELSFEEMLFLSEYGAEVLNPRAVALGMKYDLKFYVKKLNREDYTMIKNEAIETAYVKAIVMKKGVSLLLLEKAKENFRIPQAASYLNEKNINVLFFIHGIRDERGVDLSFAVEVKKIDKEVIKELKELYNPLKIKVMKKMGILTLVGYGIGNSPFILEESMRELQKNKIHIYAIFSSRPGIILLLKEEDLLNSLKILSKKWNLIS, translated from the coding sequence TTGATTAAAGTTTATAAATTTGGCGGAGAAGTTTTAAAAAATACAAGGAGAATTAAACTTGCAGCAGGTGAAATAGAAAAGGAAATAAAAAAAGGAATTAAACCTGTTATTGTGGTTTCAGCAATGGGAGATACAACTGATAAACTTATTGAGCTTTCAAAAAAAATATCAAAAAATCCTGACAAAAGGGAACTTGATATGCTTTTATCAGCAGGAGAAAGAATCTCAATGTCTCTTTTTTCAATGGCTTTAAAGGAAAGAAATATAAATTCAAAATCTCTTACTGGTTCTCAGGCAGGTATTTTAACTGATACAAAACACAGTTCAGCACAAATAATAGAAATAAGGGGAAAGAGAATTCTTGAAACTCTGGAAAAAGGAGAAATTCCAATAATAGCTGGATTTCAGGGAGTAAGTATAGAAAAAGAAGTTACAACACTTGGAAGGGGAGGCTCTGATTTAACAGCAGCAAGTTTAGCAGTGTTTCTAAAAACAAAAGATGTTATATTTTATAAGGATGTTGACGGAATATATGCTTTACCACCGAAAATTATAAAGAAATCAAGGAAAATTAAGGAGTTATCTTTTGAAGAAATGTTATTTTTATCAGAGTATGGTGCAGAAGTTTTAAATCCAAGGGCTGTGGCATTGGGTATGAAGTATGACTTAAAATTTTATGTTAAAAAATTAAACAGAGAGGATTATACAATGATAAAAAATGAAGCAATTGAGACCGCCTATGTTAAGGCAATTGTTATGAAAAAAGGAGTATCTTTACTTTTACTCGAAAAGGCAAAGGAAAATTTCAGAATTCCACAAGCAGCAAGCTATTTAAATGAAAAAAATATAAATGTTTTATTTTTCATTCATGGAATAAGGGATGAAAGGGGTGTTGATCTTTCCTTTGCAGTTGAAGTTAAAAAAATAGATAAAGAAGTTATCAAGGAACTTAAAGAACTTTATAATCCATTAAAGATAAAGGTTATGAAAAAAATGGGAATATTAACTCTTGTTGGTTACGGAATAGGGAACTCTCCCTTTATTCTTGAAGAATCAATGAGAGAATTACAGAAAAATAAAATTCACATTTATGCAATATTTTCTTCAAGACCAGGAATAATTTTACTTTTAAAAGAGGAAGACCTTTTAAATTCCTTAAAAATACTTTCAAAAAAATGGAACTTAATATCTTAA
- a CDS encoding thymidine phosphorylase, which yields MELNILSIIEKKRDGGILTKEEIEFFVEKTVKGEIPDYQISALLMAIYFQGLNEDETYFLTEAMRNSGKTIDILGVSPLLDKHSTGGVGDKVSLILAPIMASLNVYIPMISGRSLGHTGGTVDKMESIPGYKTDLSVEEFRRIVKKVGCSIIGQSEEIAPADRIIYSIRDVTGTVPSIPLITASILSKKLSLNLEGIIFDVKTGSGAFMRKFDDAKNLAESLVSVSRKMGVNAKALITDMNEPLGFMVGNRLEVMETVFYLNGAEIRDLDIVVKNLCAHLLLMAKKVDNLDSGKEMVDSVRKNGKALNKFFEMIKEHGGSTELLEFSRIDDFIKAKCIEFVESEIEGYITRMDARLIGETARILGAGRFKKEDKIDPVAGIILHKKVGSYVKKGEKIYEIRCNDERKIEEAKKILKSSLDYSLDKPAERTLIYKIIE from the coding sequence ATGGAACTTAATATCTTAAGTATAATAGAGAAAAAAAGGGATGGTGGAATTTTAACAAAAGAAGAAATTGAATTTTTTGTTGAAAAAACAGTAAAAGGCGAAATTCCAGATTACCAGATTTCAGCTCTTTTAATGGCTATTTACTTCCAAGGGTTAAATGAAGATGAAACATATTTTCTAACAGAGGCTATGAGAAATTCCGGTAAAACCATTGATATTCTTGGTGTATCCCCGCTTCTTGATAAACATTCAACAGGAGGAGTAGGAGACAAAGTCTCACTTATCCTTGCACCTATAATGGCATCCTTAAATGTTTATATACCCATGATTTCTGGTCGTTCACTGGGTCATACAGGAGGAACGGTTGATAAAATGGAATCAATTCCTGGTTACAAAACAGATTTAAGTGTTGAAGAATTTAGAAGAATTGTTAAAAAAGTAGGTTGTTCAATAATAGGTCAATCAGAGGAAATTGCTCCTGCCGATAGAATAATTTACTCAATAAGGGATGTAACAGGAACAGTTCCTTCAATTCCTTTAATAACAGCAAGTATCCTATCAAAGAAACTATCACTGAATCTTGAGGGAATCATATTTGATGTAAAAACAGGCTCAGGAGCCTTTATGAGAAAATTTGATGATGCAAAAAATCTTGCTGAATCCCTTGTAAGTGTATCAAGGAAAATGGGAGTGAATGCAAAAGCCCTTATAACTGATATGAATGAACCCCTTGGTTTTATGGTTGGAAATCGCCTTGAAGTTATGGAGACTGTATTTTATTTAAACGGTGCAGAAATAAGGGATTTAGACATTGTTGTAAAAAATCTATGTGCCCATTTACTTTTAATGGCTAAAAAAGTAGATAATCTTGATTCAGGTAAAGAAATGGTTGATAGTGTAAGAAAAAATGGAAAGGCATTAAACAAATTTTTTGAAATGATCAAAGAGCACGGGGGAAGCACAGAACTTCTTGAATTTTCAAGAATTGATGATTTTATAAAAGCAAAGTGTATTGAATTTGTTGAATCTGAAATTGAAGGTTACATTACAAGAATGGATGCAAGACTTATTGGAGAGACAGCAAGAATTTTAGGTGCAGGAAGATTTAAAAAGGAAGATAAGATTGATCCTGTTGCTGGAATTATACTTCATAAAAAAGTTGGCTCTTATGTTAAAAAAGGGGAAAAAATATATGAGATAAGATGTAATGATGAAAGAAAAATTGAAGAGGCAAAAAAAATTTTAAAAAGTTCCCTTGATTATAGTCTTGATAAACCTGCTGAAAGGACATTAATTTATAAGATTATAGAATAA
- a CDS encoding rhomboid family intramembrane serine protease: MLPLRDNIPSRRFPFWTYSIIITCVIIFIYEFMLPDESQKMFIYENGFIPYLFFKEPLKRLPTFITSIFLHGGWAHLFFNMLYLHIFGDNVEDVLGFFWFPVFFISAGIAGIVLETIFNPGLKVPMIGASGAISGVLGFYFVLFPFARVLTFVTYFFFWDIVPIPAFIFLGFWIITQFFNGFLSLGYSFTNIAFFAHIGGFLFGFFVARFFIKRRVYFFF; the protein is encoded by the coding sequence ATGTTACCTTTAAGAGATAATATACCCTCAAGAAGATTTCCTTTTTGGACTTATTCAATAATAATTACCTGTGTAATAATATTTATTTATGAATTTATGTTACCCGATGAATCTCAGAAAATGTTTATTTATGAAAACGGATTTATTCCCTATTTGTTTTTTAAAGAACCTTTAAAAAGACTTCCCACTTTTATTACTTCAATTTTCCTTCATGGAGGTTGGGCTCATTTATTTTTCAATATGCTTTACCTTCATATATTTGGTGACAATGTGGAGGATGTTCTTGGATTTTTCTGGTTTCCGGTATTTTTTATATCCGCTGGAATTGCAGGAATAGTTCTTGAAACAATTTTTAATCCAGGTTTAAAAGTCCCAATGATCGGTGCTTCTGGAGCAATTTCAGGAGTTTTGGGTTTTTATTTTGTCTTATTCCCATTTGCAAGAGTGCTAACTTTTGTTACATACTTTTTCTTCTGGGATATAGTTCCCATTCCTGCCTTCATATTTCTTGGTTTCTGGATTATAACACAATTTTTTAATGGTTTTTTATCTCTTGGTTATTCCTTTACAAATATTGCTTTTTTTGCTCACATTGGTGGTTTTCTCTTTGGATTTTTTGTTGCAAGATTTTTTATAAAAAGGAGAGTTTACTTCTTTTTTTAA
- a CDS encoding rhodanese-like domain-containing protein, whose translation MKFILQSILIFLISFTFGILFAFYKKIPLFPENTEVFLLSKKYPEISFIESEKLLKLIGRDDILLIDAREREEYLKGHIKGAINIPYTEFYSDPLNFISILDMNKKIIIYCDGGFCELSFKLAELLKEAGFKELTIYTGGFYEWNKKGYPLE comes from the coding sequence ATGAAATTTATACTACAATCTATTCTAATTTTTTTAATTTCATTTACTTTTGGAATCCTTTTTGCCTTTTATAAAAAAATCCCTCTTTTTCCAGAAAATACAGAAGTTTTCCTTCTTTCAAAAAAGTATCCTGAAATTTCATTTATTGAATCTGAAAAACTTTTAAAGTTAATCGGAAGAGATGATATACTTCTTATTGATGCAAGAGAAAGGGAAGAGTATCTAAAAGGGCATATAAAGGGTGCAATAAATATACCTTACACTGAGTTTTATTCCGATCCATTAAATTTTATTTCAATTCTTGATATGAACAAAAAAATAATTATATACTGTGACGGGGGATTCTGTGAACTTTCCTTCAAACTTGCTGAACTTTTAAAAGAAGCGGGTTTTAAGGAACTCACAATTTATACAGGGGGCTTTTATGAATGGAATAAAAAGGGTTATCCCCTTGAATAG
- a CDS encoding MauE/DoxX family redox-associated membrane protein, with protein sequence MNGIKRVIPLNRFFNKKTILFLIEVILGVLFIYSGYTKLINIFEFSLTVAKYGILPLKIINLFSLTLPFIEIFSGFFLISGFLREGAYFSLIFLIFIFTLAIIYVIIKGKVFECGCFEIFGGEPKTGFISLLRNLIILLFLLLGFNLRKRLKICYH encoded by the coding sequence ATGAATGGAATAAAAAGGGTTATCCCCTTGAATAGATTTTTTAACAAAAAAACCATACTCTTTTTGATTGAAGTTATATTAGGAGTTTTATTTATCTATTCAGGATATACCAAATTAATTAACATTTTTGAATTTTCTTTAACAGTTGCAAAATACGGTATATTACCTTTAAAAATAATAAATTTATTCTCTTTAACTTTACCCTTTATTGAAATTTTTTCAGGATTTTTTTTAATTAGTGGATTTTTAAGGGAGGGTGCGTATTTTTCCTTAATTTTTCTTATTTTTATTTTTACCTTAGCAATAATTTATGTAATTATAAAGGGAAAGGTATTTGAATGTGGATGTTTTGAAATATTCGGAGGAGAGCCAAAAACAGGCTTTATTTCTCTTTTAAGGAATTTAATAATTTTGCTTTTTCTTCTCTTGGGATTTAATTTAAGGAAGAGGCTAAAAATATGTTATCATTAA
- a CDS encoding sugar phosphate nucleotidyltransferase, whose translation MKVKEKLKKAVILSAGTGERLKPISNNIPKSLFKIKGKEILLRNIKNLEEFVEEFLIVVNPKFSKKLKDFVENNRIKAKIVINEYPERENGYSLYLLKDYVEEGEKFIVLMGDHIYEKDFLKEAINGEGLIVDEIGKYIDKDEATKVYYENGKVIEIGKNIERFNAYDTGFIIIDKNFLKFAIELEKEKEKITISEIIKRAKLNIFPVSGYFWIDLDTYEDVKKADNFLRGE comes from the coding sequence ATGAAAGTAAAAGAAAAATTAAAAAAGGCAGTTATTCTTTCAGCAGGAACAGGTGAAAGGTTAAAACCAATTTCCAATAACATTCCAAAGTCACTTTTTAAAATTAAAGGAAAAGAAATATTACTCAGAAATATAAAAAATCTTGAAGAGTTTGTTGAGGAATTTTTAATAGTAGTAAATCCAAAATTTTCAAAAAAATTAAAAGATTTTGTGGAAAATAACAGGATAAAAGCAAAAATTGTTATAAATGAATACCCTGAGAGAGAAAATGGTTATTCCCTTTATCTTTTAAAGGACTATGTTGAGGAGGGAGAAAAATTTATAGTTCTTATGGGGGATCATATATATGAAAAGGACTTTTTAAAAGAGGCAATTAATGGTGAAGGACTTATAGTGGATGAGATTGGTAAATATATAGATAAAGATGAAGCTACAAAGGTTTATTATGAAAATGGGAAAGTTATTGAAATAGGTAAAAATATTGAAAGGTTCAATGCTTACGATACAGGTTTTATTATAATTGACAAAAATTTTTTAAAATTTGCAATAGAACTTGAGAAAGAAAAAGAAAAGATAACAATAAGTGAAATAATTAAAAGAGCAAAACTTAATATTTTCCCTGTTTCAGGTTACTTCTGGATTGACCTTGATACTTATGAAGATGTTAAAAAGGCAGATAATTTTCTAAGAGGAGAATAA
- a CDS encoding DNA-formamidopyrimidine glycosylase family protein — MYLIKEKLSFLKGKIPLAVSGNTKENKEIIVGKKLLDVKSFGKNLIFEFDSFYLLIHFLMYGSFRINEKRKDKDERLSIKFKDTVINFYNTSVKIIDKKDFVYDTTIDVMSKNFDKIKAKKKIKNSNRLICDILLDQNIFAGVGNIIKNEALFRAGIHPLSIGKNIEEKFINKLIDNVLFFSRVFYILRKRKKTLKNKLLIYGRKFCKICNKKVKVKYTGEYERKTYYCENCQKIF, encoded by the coding sequence GTGTATTTGATTAAAGAAAAGCTCTCTTTTTTAAAAGGAAAAATTCCTCTTGCTGTTAGTGGTAATACCAAGGAAAATAAAGAAATAATTGTAGGTAAAAAGTTATTGGATGTGAAATCATTCGGAAAAAATTTAATTTTTGAATTTGATTCTTTTTACTTATTAATACATTTTTTAATGTATGGTTCATTTAGAATAAATGAAAAAAGAAAGGATAAGGATGAAAGACTTTCAATCAAGTTTAAAGATACAGTGATTAATTTTTATAATACCTCTGTAAAAATAATAGATAAAAAAGATTTTGTTTACGATACAACAATAGATGTGATGAGCAAGAATTTTGATAAAATTAAGGCCAAGAAAAAAATTAAAAATTCAAATAGATTAATTTGTGATATACTTTTAGACCAGAATATATTCGCAGGTGTTGGAAATATAATAAAAAATGAAGCCCTTTTTAGAGCAGGAATCCATCCTTTAAGTATCGGTAAAAATATTGAAGAAAAATTTATTAATAAATTAATAGATAATGTTTTATTCTTTTCCCGTGTTTTCTATATTTTAAGAAAAAGAAAAAAAACTTTGAAAAATAAACTTTTAATCTATGGCAGAAAATTTTGCAAAATATGCAATAAAAAGGTAAAAGTTAAATATACAGGGGAATACGAAAGAAAAACCTACTATTGTGAAAATTGTCAGAAAATTTTTTAA
- a CDS encoding MFS transporter — protein sequence MFKFKRDAVLFLTGTFLLGFGLSGFRLLFNLYLKEIGFGEGKIGFLLALMTYSTMCMIFPVAFISKKLKIKPIFIISLFLSIAGSLVSIITYKYSQIALGMIILGLSSSFFSVISGPFMMQVSSTYERPHLFSLNFAVSLASGILGNILAGNLPVIFLKNNIPLISGFRFTIIIHILISLLSLLPFLLIKEEKLFNDNNLKIFDIKTSKILILTLSIPHILVGFGAGLTVPFLNLYFRDRFLLDSAKIGYLFSVSQFMMIIGTLSAPFFSNILGKIKTVIISQMFSVPFLFILSITYNLPLASISFLLRATLMNMAQPLVMNFSLEIVHEIDRPLVSGILNMAWLSAWGISANLGGKLIESHGYFIPFNLTLIFYVISSFLYYLFILPMEKGKRN from the coding sequence ATGTTCAAATTTAAAAGAGATGCGGTTTTATTTTTAACTGGAACGTTTCTCTTAGGTTTCGGGCTTTCTGGTTTTAGATTACTTTTTAACCTTTACTTAAAAGAAATTGGATTTGGTGAAGGTAAAATAGGTTTTCTTCTTGCTTTAATGACATACTCAACAATGTGTATGATTTTCCCCGTTGCCTTTATTTCAAAAAAATTGAAAATTAAACCAATTTTTATAATAAGTCTTTTTCTTTCGATAGCTGGCTCTCTTGTTTCAATAATTACATACAAGTATTCACAAATTGCACTTGGTATGATTATACTGGGACTTTCATCTTCTTTTTTCTCAGTTATAAGCGGACCATTTATGATGCAGGTAAGTTCAACCTATGAAAGACCCCATCTTTTCAGTTTAAATTTTGCTGTTTCCCTTGCATCAGGAATACTTGGTAACATTCTTGCAGGAAATTTACCGGTAATTTTTTTAAAAAATAATATACCACTAATTTCTGGATTCAGATTTACAATAATAATTCATATATTGATTTCTCTTTTATCCTTGTTACCTTTTCTTTTAATAAAAGAAGAAAAACTATTTAATGATAATAATCTGAAAATTTTTGATATAAAAACTTCTAAAATCCTGATACTAACTCTTTCCATTCCCCATATACTTGTTGGATTTGGCGCAGGTTTAACTGTTCCTTTTTTGAACCTTTATTTTAGAGACAGATTTTTACTTGATTCTGCAAAAATAGGTTATCTCTTTTCTGTTTCACAGTTTATGATGATAATAGGAACTTTAAGTGCACCATTTTTCTCAAACATTTTAGGTAAAATAAAAACTGTTATTATCTCACAGATGTTTTCTGTTCCCTTTTTATTTATTTTAAGTATCACCTATAATTTGCCCCTTGCATCAATCTCTTTCCTTTTAAGGGCAACACTTATGAATATGGCTCAACCTCTTGTTATGAATTTTTCTCTTGAAATTGTTCACGAAATTGATAGGCCGCTTGTTTCAGGAATTTTGAATATGGCATGGCTTTCAGCATGGGGGATAAGTGCAAATTTAGGTGGAAAACTAATAGAATCACATGGCTATTTTATACCCTTTAATTTAACCCTTATCTTTTATGTGATTTCAAGTTTTTTATATTATTTATTTATCTTACCCATGGAAAAGGGAAAAAGAAATTAA